A stretch of DNA from Yoonia sp. G8-12:
ATCTTCGGCTCTCCTCGCGTTCTCGACACATTATTCAGCCAACTTAAACAGCCTATCGAAATTAGCAACTTTGGGCTCATTCCGTACATTAGCCGCAACCAGCCTCAAGGTCAGCAGAGCAGGACATAGCGCCATTTCGCTGCAACTGCGCCAATGGCTGCATCGGGACAGACGCCCGCGACACAGGGGAGATTGCGATGATCAGCACGAGCGAAACAAGTTCCTGAATATCTGCTTCATATTACCGTTTGTCATTCCAACGCGGACGTGGCCCAAAGCAGACATGCGCCAGATGAATGCCGTCTTTCGGCAAGATCACAAAAGCGTCGATGGCGCTCCCTTGTTGTTTCGGCCATCTATGCCCAGATATGTGACCGCACGACAGACGCGTTCGCATACAAAAGCGACATTGGCAGGAGGCCCTATGGCAACTCTAAATTCACCCCTCCGCATTGATATTATTTCTGACGTGATGTGCCCATGGTGCGTCATCGGGTACCGTCAGCTTGCAGCCGCTTTGCAGGCAAATGATGTCGATCATGAAATCCACTGGCATCCCTTTGAACTCAACCCGAATATGCCCGCCGAGGGGCAGGATATGCGCGAGCACTTGGTCGAGAAATATGGAACGACGCCGGAGGAATCGGATGCCAATCGTGCCAATATGACTCAATTGGGCAAAGAGCTTGGGTTCGCGTTCAGCTTTGCCGATGGTTTTCGCATGCACAACACGTTCAAGACGCATCAGTTGCTGCATTGGGCCGACACAAAAGGTCTTAAGCACGATCTGAAGCAGGCGCTGTTCACCGCGCATTTCACGCATGGTCGTGACCTCTCAGATGACACGGTCCTCGTTGATATTGCAGTGGAAACCGGACTTGACCGCAATGAAGCAACAGTTGTGCTGGCAGATCAAAGATTTGCAACCGAGGTGCGTCAGGAACAGCAATTCTGGTCACAGCAAGGCATTCGCGGCGTTCCCACCATCGTCTTTGACCGCCAGCATCTGGTGACTGGGGCGCAGGGGATCGAAAACTACAAGAGCATCCTCAGTCAGCTGCAACAAATGCGTAGCGCGTGATGGTCATGGTCCAAACTGGCCGACGGTACATTGCGCAGCCTAACCATCGGTGGGCGCTGAATATGATGAACGTTGTGCTCGGGCGTTAGCTCGCAGAATAGTTTGGCGTTAAAGCTAACAATGACCGGCTGTAGTCAGCCTTAGGTCCCGAAAAGAAGGGCTCTGACGGACCCGCTTCGACAACCTTGCCAGACTTCAGGACGACGATATCGTCGCTCATTTGCCGTACGACAGCAATGTTGTGACTGATAAACAGGACCGTCAGACCAAACTGAGCCTGCAAATCCTTCAACAGATTAAGGACCTGCGCTTGAATGGAAACATCGAGGGCGCTGGTGGGTTCGTCACAGATCAGAACACGCGGACGCGCCAACAGCGATCTTGCGATTGCGATCCGTTGGCGCTGACCACCGGAAAACTGGTGCGGGTACCGGTCGATCGCGTCTGCGGACAAACCGACAAGATCGAGCATGGCTGCGGCGATGTCGCGGCGCTTGGAAGCATCGGCTTCCAGTCCATAAAGCCAAAGAGGCTCGGCCAGAATCTCGCCTACCCGGTGGCGGCTATTGAGGCTGCTAAACGGGTCCTGAAAAATCATCTGCACGAGGCGGCGCGAGGGGTCTTTGCGGCTGCGTTGGCGGCCAAGTGGCAAAGGGTTTTCGCCAAGTGTCAGCGTCCCGCTGACGGGTTGCACCAAGCCCGTGATGACCTTCGCCATTGTTGATTTACCAGATCCACTTTCCCCAACGAGACCCATCACCGTGCCGGGACGTACATGCATCGACACGCCGTCAAGCGCGGTAAACGCATCAGGTTTGCGCAGCAGGCTTTCGCGCGGACCGGTAAAGCGGACGGTGATGTTATCCATCCCGAGCCCTTCACCCAGTGTCATCTCGCCTGCGCGTAGCCACGCCTCGGCGTCGGTCGACGATTGGCCGGCGGGTGCTGCAACTTTCGGTTTGTCACTTTCAGGGACACGGAAACGGTCGAGTTTCTTGTCCAGGCGCGGCACCGCACCCATCAGGCTTTGGGTATAGGTGTGTTCAGGGGTTCTAAGAACACGCTGCGTGGGGCCGGTTTCCATAACCTTGCCGCCGCGCAGGACGGTGACGTTGTCAGTGATCTGCGCAATGACGCCGATGTCGTGCGTAATCAGCAAAAAGCCGATGTTGCGTGTGTCGGCAAGACGCCGGATCAGATCAAGAACCTGCGATTGAACCGCGACATCCAGCGCGGTTGTCGGTTCATCCGCGATGATCAATTCGGGGTTCGTGCAAAGCGCCAGCGCAATCACCACCCGCTGGCGCATGCCGCCGGAAAACTGGTGCGGGTAGGCCTTGATACGCTTGGCTGCGTCCGCAATCCCGATCTCTTCGAGCAGTGCGACAGACCGGTCGCGGGCATCAGCACGGGTGATGCTTTCATGGGCTTGGATCGTCTCAACAAGCTGGTCCTCGATTGTCATCAGGGGGTTCAAGCTGGTTTGCGGATCTTGAAAGATCATTGAAATGTGCGCGCCACGCATTTCGTGCGCATCACGGGCGGCAAGGCCACGCAGGTCAGTATCGCCAAGCCTCAGATCGCCGTTCGCCACGAATCCAGGCGGTTGGAGCAGACCAATGATCGCGGCACCAATGGTTGATTTACCGGCCCCGCTTTCGCCCACCAATCCGTGAATTTCACCCGGAGCAATGGACAAAGAAACATCATCAATGGCCGTGAAAGTCCCGTGACGACCGGGGAACTGCACGGTGAGGTTCTTGACGGTCAGCATTAACGAAGCCTTGGATTGAATACGTCGCGCAAGAAATCACCAAGCACGTTGATGGACACGACAAGGCAGACAAGAAAGATCGTTGGCACCCACAAAATCCACCACTCGCCCGACAGCAGAAACTGCATACCGATCCGGATCAATGTGCCCAGTGAGGGGCTGTCAGCAGGAAGACCTATCCCAAGAAAGCTGAGCGTTGCTTCGAGAAGGATCGCCGAAGCAAGATCAACGGTCATAATGACCAGGAGTGGCCCCATAATGTTGGGCAGAATGTGACGTAGCATGACCCGCAAAGGGTGCTGGCCCATGATCATCGCCGCCTGAACGTAGTCTTTGTTGCGCTCGACAAAAACACTGGCCCGCGCGGTACGGGCAAAGTTCACCCAAAGCGACAAGGCGATGGCAAGGGTCAGCACGGCAACGCGCAGGTCTTCTTGCATGGCGGCAGGCAGCAAACCGCGCGAAATGCCATCAATCAGCAGGGCTGTCAGGATCGCTGGCAACGCCAGTTGCACGTCAGCGATGCGCATGACGATAGCGTCAAAGCGCCCGCCATAATAACCCGCTGCCAGACCAAGTCCTACGCCCAGAACGGTTGCGATTGCCATCGCCATGAT
This window harbors:
- a CDS encoding DsbA family oxidoreductase, which produces MATLNSPLRIDIISDVMCPWCVIGYRQLAAALQANDVDHEIHWHPFELNPNMPAEGQDMREHLVEKYGTTPEESDANRANMTQLGKELGFAFSFADGFRMHNTFKTHQLLHWADTKGLKHDLKQALFTAHFTHGRDLSDDTVLVDIAVETGLDRNEATVVLADQRFATEVRQEQQFWSQQGIRGVPTIVFDRQHLVTGAQGIENYKSILSQLQQMRSA
- a CDS encoding ABC transporter ATP-binding protein, translating into MLTVKNLTVQFPGRHGTFTAIDDVSLSIAPGEIHGLVGESGAGKSTIGAAIIGLLQPPGFVANGDLRLGDTDLRGLAARDAHEMRGAHISMIFQDPQTSLNPLMTIEDQLVETIQAHESITRADARDRSVALLEEIGIADAAKRIKAYPHQFSGGMRQRVVIALALCTNPELIIADEPTTALDVAVQSQVLDLIRRLADTRNIGFLLITHDIGVIAQITDNVTVLRGGKVMETGPTQRVLRTPEHTYTQSLMGAVPRLDKKLDRFRVPESDKPKVAAPAGQSSTDAEAWLRAGEMTLGEGLGMDNITVRFTGPRESLLRKPDAFTALDGVSMHVRPGTVMGLVGESGSGKSTMAKVITGLVQPVSGTLTLGENPLPLGRQRSRKDPSRRLVQMIFQDPFSSLNSRHRVGEILAEPLWLYGLEADASKRRDIAAAMLDLVGLSADAIDRYPHQFSGGQRQRIAIARSLLARPRVLICDEPTSALDVSIQAQVLNLLKDLQAQFGLTVLFISHNIAVVRQMSDDIVVLKSGKVVEAGPSEPFFSGPKADYSRSLLALTPNYSAS
- a CDS encoding ABC transporter permease, with protein sequence MLTRLLKSDGVYYFLRSPAAIVAAIVAVLIIGGAFLAPWIATSNPYDLASFSLMNGLLPPIWEGGDPRFPLGTDDQGRDMVSSILYGARLSLLIGIMAMAIATVLGVGLGLAAGYYGGRFDAIVMRIADVQLALPAILTALLIDGISRGLLPAAMQEDLRVAVLTLAIALSLWVNFARTARASVFVERNKDYVQAAMIMGQHPLRVMLRHILPNIMGPLLVIMTVDLASAILLEATLSFLGIGLPADSPSLGTLIRIGMQFLLSGEWWILWVPTIFLVCLVVSINVLGDFLRDVFNPRLR